In one window of Spodoptera frugiperda isolate SF20-4 chromosome 11, AGI-APGP_CSIRO_Sfru_2.0, whole genome shotgun sequence DNA:
- the LOC118274751 gene encoding uncoordinated protein 58, with the protein MDIDHVVLDKEAISRFEQYTLAKPSLNGGIPLDRCQDGDSMVSNSRKRAQTSRQKVVCCFCLKTTKYRRKQFIIGSLTNIVIFIVLLAYTFLGSFIFLAIEGGAEVPARPRLLPDRQKISHKDQNSTHKKTDDEYDYGNLSLSANYFWDARSRAVENIWEITVSLNILYRENWTRLAAQEILKFQNELVQRVTTEMASQYGVSYREMALGEFGSDLANHYEEHEWNLALAFFYSLTVLTTIGYGNIAPRTILGKGVTIVYALIGIPLTLVYLSSVGSLLSKMARSVFSRALCCCLCSNCGYCCYDERRMAEKERRMKLKRQQEEMLNSQNTSKTPTEECYVLKPDSTKDLSLSERPTTSTAKDDIISWPDTDSKLSMHGLSILAPVLLCLAAIFIYIVIGAVVLFKIDNLGIIDGFYFCFMALSTIGFGNIVPGMTYTTINGVRYYTIKSTTLWFCSAYTLTGLALTAMCFGVIHDEIIYRIKHQQKQWSQKGNTVNDGVNINDPFYMNS; encoded by the exons ATGGATATAGATCATGTAGTATTGGACAAAGAAGCAATCAGCCGGTTCGAACAGTACACATTGGCAAAGCCTTCGCTAAATGGAGGGATCCCCTTGGACAGATGCCAAGACGGCGACTCTATGGTATCTAATAGCAGAAAAAGAGCACAAACATCACGCCAAAAAGTTGTTTGTTGCTTTTGTCTAAAAACTACCAAGTACAGAAGAAAACAATTCATTATCGGCTCCCTTACTAACATAGTAATTTTCATCGTACTTTTAGCCTACACATTTTTGGGATCATTCATTTTCTTAGCGATAGAGGGCGGCGCCGAAGTCCCAGCTAGGCCCAGATTACTTCCAGATAGACAGAAAATTAGCCATAAAGATCAGAACAGTACGCACAAAAAGACAGACGACGAATATGATTATGGGAATCTAAGTTTGTCAGCAAATTACTTTTGGGACGCCAGAAGTAGGGCGGTGGAAAATATCTGGGAGATAACAGTGTCGCTAAATATATTGTACAGAGAGAATTGGACGCGGTTGGCTGCACAGGAGATTTTGAAGTTTCAAAACGAGCTTGTACAAAGGGTTACGACAGAAATGGCGTCCCAGTATGGCGTAAGTTACAGAGAGATGGCACTTGGTGAATTCGGGAGTGACCTGGCAAACCATTATGAAGAGCACGAATGGAATTTGGCGCTCGCCTTTTTCTACTCTCTCACTGTTTTAACAACTATAG GTTACGGCAACATCGCACCAAGAACAATCCTCGGCAAAGGCGTCACTATCGTGTATGCCTTAATCGGCATACCACTCACCCTCGTCTACCTATCCAGCGTTGGATCCCTCCTCTCTAAAATGGCACGAAGCGTCTTCAGCAGAGCCCTCTGCTGCTGCCTCTGTTCAAACTGCGGCTACTGCTGCTACGACGAAAGAAGAATGGCAGAAAAAGAACGAAGAATGAAGCTCAAAAGGCAACAAGAAGAAATGCTTAACAGCCAAAACACCAGCAAAACTCCCACAGAAGAATGCTACGTACTAAAACCAGATAGCACAAAAGACCTTTCTCTTTCCGAAAGACCAACTACAAGCACAGCCAAAGATGATATCATCAGTTGGCCTGATACAGACTCAAAGCTATCCATGCATGGCTTAAGCATTCTAGCCCCTGTACTCTTATGTTTAGCAgctatatttatatacatagttatCGGAGCAGTAGTTCTATTCAAAATAGATAATCTGGGTATTATAGAcggtttttatttctgttttatggCGTTAAGCACCATTGGTTTCGGTAATATTGTTCCTGGTATGACATATACAACAATAAATGGTGTAAGGTACTACACAATAAAATCTACCACGCTGTGGTTTTGTTCTGCGTATACGCTAACGGGGTTAGCGTTGACAGCGATGTGTTTCGGCGTGATACACGACGAAATTATATATAGGATAAAGCATCAGCAGAAACAGTGGTCACAGAAGGGGAACACGGTCAATGATGGAGTCAATATCAACGATCCATTTTACATGAACTCCTGA